Genomic window (Deltaproteobacteria bacterium):
GACCTGCCCGCTGCTACTCTGTGGGCTCGGAGTCGCGCTCGCGTTTCAGACCGGCATCTGGAACATCGGCGCGGAAGGTCAATTGCTGATGGGCGCGTTGGCGACAGCATGGCTAGGCAGCCGGCTCGATTTGCCCGCGCCGGTGGCGTTGCCGTTGATCCTAATCGGCGCCTCGGCGGCGGGTGCGGCGTGGTCCGCGATCGCCGGCGGACTCAAAGTCCGCCGCGAGGTGAACGAAGTTATTTCGACGATCATGCTGAACTTCATCGCGCTCGGTCTGATCGGCTACCTCGTGCAAGGACCGCTGATGGAAACCGGCGGGCGCTATCCGCAAACCGATGCGCTGCTGCCGGCGCTGCGGCTGCCGCGGCTGCTGCCGACGTTGCGCGTGCACGCGGGACTGGTGTTGGCGCTGCTCGCGGTAGGCGGGCTCCACGTCGTGCTCTACCGAACGGTGGCGGGCTACGAGATGCGCGCCGCCGGGCTCAACGCCGTCGCCGCGCGGCTCGCCGGGATCAACGTGGCGCGTCGCATGGTGGGCGCGATGATCGTGAGTGGCGCGCTGGCGGGGCTCGCCGGCGGAATCGAAGTGAGCGCGATTACGTTTCG
Coding sequences:
- a CDS encoding ABC transporter permease, producing MRALASRVLPSLAALAAALLVSAVVVAATGGSPVRVFAALLDGAFGSADSWSETLVKTCPLLLCGLGVALAFQTGIWNIGAEGQLLMGALATAWLGSRLDLPAPVALPLILIGASAAGAAWSAIAGGLKVRREVNEVISTIMLNFIALGLIGYLVQGPLMETGGRYPQTDALLPALRLPRLLPTLRVHAGLVLALLAVGGLHVVLYRTVAGYEMRAAGLNAVAARLAGINVARRMVGAMIVSGALAGLAGGIEVSAITFRLYERFSPGYGFTAIAVALLGRLTPVGILIAALLFGALEAGSNAMQRDAGVSSVLVSIIQATVILFLVAAEHGRWLPSRAIVSAE